The Coregonus clupeaformis isolate EN_2021a chromosome 8, ASM2061545v1, whole genome shotgun sequence genome has a segment encoding these proteins:
- the LOC121561941 gene encoding low affinity immunoglobulin gamma Fc region receptor III-like: QAVLSVSPQWLNPGDSVTLSCGVKESSTGWRFFWYRFVPYRAGLPSLLDRSYSVEPLSGNGTTEDSYTLNPAGPNHTGGYVCTAGRGDPVYDTLYSEPQFLCVSDLHPSVSLRIRPNRTQHFTSKSFSLSCEEKGNSTRWRLKRYRERGVESGCGSNWESMAGSTCTIRSTLEKDSGVYWCESASGEYSNAVNITVAAGAVILENPAYPMTEGDSVTLLCTNRYQETNPNPKVDFYKDGVLIRNETTGEMTIPAVSKSDEGFYKCKSNEGETPESWVTVRVPPGSVVSISLLSRMLCGLLVVSPFLLVYIILMVKCCRAQGMCSTTKSPQDELRSDDIIEQTESSV; the protein is encoded by the exons CAAGCTGTCCTGAGTGTCTCTCCTCAGTGGCTGAACCCTGGAGACTCAGTTACTCTGAGCTGTGGGGTTAAAGAGTCATCTACAGGCTGGAGGTTCTTCTGGTACCGATTTGTTCCCTACAGAGCTGGGTTACCCTCCCTATTGGACAGGTCCTACTCTGTAGAGCCTCTATCTGGCAATGGGACTACTGAAGACTCCTACACTCTGAACCCTGCTGGTCCTAATCACACAGGAGGATATGTGTGTACAGctgggagaggagacccagtctATGACACACTCTACAGTGAACCTCAGTTTCTCTG TGTTTCAGACCTGCATCCTTCAGTGTCTCTCAGAATAAGACCCAACAGAACTCAACACTTTACATCAAAGTCTTTCTCACTGAGCTGTGAGGAGAAGGGGAACTCTACTAGATGGAGActgaagagatacagagagagaggagtggagtcaGGGTGTGGCTCTAACTGGGAATCAATGGCAGGGTCCACATGTACCATCAGGTCCACACTTGAAAAGGACAGTGGAGTGTACTGGTGTGAGTCTGCATCAGGAGAGTACAGTAATGCTGTAAACATCACAGTGGCTG ctggtgctgtgatcctggaaaACCCTGCCTATCCCATGACTGAgggagactctgtgactctgcTCTGTACAAATAGATATCAGGAAACAAACCCAAACCCCAAGGTTGATTTCTACAAAGATGGAGTACTCATCAGGAAtgagaccacaggagagatgACCATCCCTGCAGTATCCAAGTCAGATGAAGGCTTCTATAAGTGTAAATCTAATGAAGGAGAAACACCAGAGAGCTGGGTGACAGTGAGAG TCCCTCCAGGTTccgttgtctccatctctctgctgtccaggATGCTGTGTGGTCTACTGGTGGTGTCTCCCTTTCTACTGGTGTATATCATTCTGATGGTGAAATGCTGCAGGGCTCAAG GCATGTGTTCAACAACCAAATCTCCTCAAGATGAGTTACGATCTGATGATATCATCGAACAGACCGAATCATCCGTGTGA